In Citrus sinensis cultivar Valencia sweet orange chromosome 2, DVS_A1.0, whole genome shotgun sequence, a single genomic region encodes these proteins:
- the LOC112497314 gene encoding ethylene-responsive transcription factor LEP, which produces MNSSSSTKIKKKQTQQGQDTTGGSNGNRFLGVRRRPWGRYAAEIRDPSTKERHWLGTFDTAEEAALAYDRAARSMRGPRARTNFVYSDMPPGSSVTSIISPDEPQQQHQYSFHIPSPNSHPRSEPNLQHQPFLNQDFSSGFSSTFPNVNDDHNSHNNNALSYSYTYDDNNSNSTELPPLPSDLSAYAGYSTDSNVMSHSSYNELGQGAWSTSESSANLMGFCEPSSVTSNNGFDTMGSGSGGSYFGFDSSDYVQHSPLFSSMPPVSDTVPDGFHLGSSSYFF; this is translated from the coding sequence ATGAATTCATCGTCGTCGACGAAAATCAAGAAGAAGCAAACACAACAAGGACAAGACACTACAGGAGGAAGCAACGGCAACAGGTTCTTGGGAGTGAGGAGGAGGCCGTGGGGGAGATATGCAGCTGAAATAAGAGACCCTTCAACGAAAGAGAGGCATTGGCTCGGGACTTTCGACACGGCGGAGGAGGCAGCCCTGGCTTACGACAGAGCCGCCCGTTCAATGCGCGGCCCTCGTGCCCGCACCAACTTTGTTTACTCTGACATGCCCCCTGGCTCCTCCGTCACCTCCATCATCTCCCCTGACGAACCCCAACAACAACATCAATATTCCTTCCATATCCCTAGCCCTAACTCCCACCCTCGCTCAGAACCAAATCTTCAGCATCAGCCCTTTCTCAACCAAGATTTCTCTTCTGGGTTCTCATCAACATTTCCCAATGTTAACGATGATCACAACAGTCATAACAATAATGCCTTGTCTTACTCTTACACTTACGATGACAATAACTCAAATTCAACCGAGCTGCCTCCGTTGCCCAGTGACTTGTCAGCTTATGCTGGGTACTCTACTGACTCGAATGTTATGTCGCATTCGAGTTACAATGAGTTGGGTCAAGGAGCTTGGAGTACTAGTGAATCGTCAGCGAATTTGATGGGATTTTGTGAACCAAGCTCAGTGACAAGTAATAATGGGTTTGATACAATGGGGAGTGGTAGCGGAGGCtcatattttggttttgattcAAGTGATTATGTGCAGCACAGTCCACTATTCAGCAGCATGCCACCGGTTTCAGATACGGTGCCTGATGGGTTTCATTTGGGTTCctcttcttatttcttttga
- the LOC102612224 gene encoding non-specific lipid transfer protein GPI-anchored 30, whose protein sequence is MEMKLISSCGIALMVLLAMLSVEGTWAQSTYCLNRLAPCLRYLNGSRDVPDSCCDPLKSVIKDNPECLCSMISNRGSRRAEEAGINVSAAQELPGKCGQRVNPLGCLRGSPGSAQDSSASALLFKSQSFMVALVLSMTAQILCVSNVI, encoded by the exons ATGGAGATGAAGTTGATTTCAAGCTGTGGGATTGCATTGATGGTGTTGTTGGCAATGTTGAGCGTAGAGGGAACATGGGCTCAAAGCACTTATTGCCTGAACCGGCTCGCTCCTTGCCTGAGGTACCTTAACGGAAGCCGAGACGTGCCGGATAGTTGCTGTGATCCTCTTAAATCGGTGATCAAGGACAATCCTGAATGTTTGTGCAGCATGATTAGCAACAGAGGCAGCAGAAGAGCTGAGGAGGCTGGCATCAATGTTTCTGCAGCACAGGAATTGCCCGGAAAATGTGGACAACGTGTCAATCCACTTGGCTGCCTCAGAG GTTCTCCAGGTTCAGCTCAGGATTCCTCGGCCAGTGCCTTGTTGTTCAAGTCACAGAGCTTTATGGTGGCCTTGGTTTTGTCCATGACTGCTCAGATTTTGTGCGTATCGAATGTGATATAA
- the LOC102609532 gene encoding potassium transporter 4 — MEPESGLSPPRNPSQLSWPNLSRNLLLAYQSLGVVYGDLSTSPLYVYSSAFSGRLDEKESEETILGAFSLIFWTLTLIPLLKYIFIVLSADDNGEGGTFALYSLLCRHAKFSLLPNQQAADEELSTYKYGNAVHAVGSSPFKRFLEKHKKLRTVLLVVVLFGACMVIGDGVLTPAISVLSSVSGLQVTENKLTDGELLILACVILVGLFALQHFGTHKVAVMFAPIIIVWLISIFAVGLYNVIHWNPKVISAISPLYIIKYFRETGKTGWISLGGLLLCITGTEAMFADLGHFTALSIRLAFTFFVYPCLVVQYMGQAAYLSKNLDKIPNSFYDSIPEPVFWPVFVVATLSAIVGSQAIITATFSIVKQCHSLGCFPRVKVVHTSRHIYGQIYIPEINWILMILTLAITIGFQDTTLIGNAYGLACMTVMFITTFLMALIIIFVWYKSIFLAGAFLLFFLAIEGVYLSAAFIKVPQGGWVPLVLSSVFMVVMYIWHYGTRKKYNFDLHNKVSLRWLLGLGPSLGIVRVPGIGLIYSELATGVPAIFSHFVTNLPAFHKVLVFVCVKSVPVPYVSPEERFLIGRVCPRPYRMYRCIVRYGYKDVQRDDGNFENQLIQSIAEFIQMEAEEPQFSSSESSLDGRMAVISTRNVESSTNLIISVQEEDIGSSSSIQSSKSLTLQSLQSVFDEDNPVRRRQVRFQLPSDPGMDPAVREELMDLIQAKEAGIAYIMGHSYVKARRSSSFVKRFMIDILYSFLRKNCRGPSVALNIPHISLIEVGMIYYV; from the exons ATGGAGCCGGAATCTGGCCTTTCCCCTCCTCGTAACCCCTCTCAG CTTTCATGGCCAAATCTCTCGAGGAATCTACTATTAGCATACCAAAGTCTAGGAGTAGTTTATGGAGATCTGAGCACTTCACCTCTCTATGTTTATTCCAGCGCATTTTCAGGGAGGCTGGATGAAAAGGAGAGTGAGGAAACAATACTTGGTGCATTTTCCTTGATTTTTTGGACGCTTACGTTAATACCCTTGCTCAAGTATATCTTTATTGTCCTGAGTGCAGATGATAACGGTGAAG GTGGCACATTTGCTCTTTACTCATTGCTGTGTAGGCATGCAAAGTTTAGCCTACTTCCAAATCAACAAGCAGCTGATGAGGAGCTCTCAACCTACAAGTATGGCAATGCAGTGCATGCTGTTGGCTCTTCTCCTTTTAAGAGATTCTTGGAGAAGCATAAGAAGTTACGGACAGTCCTACTAGTTGTGGTTCTTTTTGGTGCTTGTATGGTCATAGGTGATGGTGTGCTCACTCCCGCAATATCAG TTCTATCATCAGTGTCTGGGCTACAAGTTACAGAAAACAAACTGACTGATG GTGAACTGTTGATACTTGCTTGTGTTATATTGGTGGGCCTGTTTGCTCTGCAGCACTTTggcactcacaaagtggctgTCATGTTTGCACCAATTATAATCGTCTGGctgatttcaatttttgctGTTGGTTTGTACAATGTCATACATTGGAATCCAAAGGTCATTTCTGCCATTTCTCCACTTTACATCATCAAGTATTTTAGAGAGACTGGTAAAACTGGTTGGATTTCTCTTGGAGGGCTCCTTCTCTGCATAACTG GTACTGAAGCTATGTTTGCAGACCTTGGTCATTTCACTGCCTTGTCAATCAGG CTCGCATTCACATTTTTCGTATATCCTTGTTTGGTAGTGCAATACATGGGTCAGGCTGCTTACTTGTCAAAAAACCTTGATAAAATTCCAAACAGTTTTTATGACTCTATACCTG AACCTGTATTTTGGCCTGTCTTTGTTGTTGCCACGCTTTCAGCCATTGTTGGGAGTCAGGCTATTATTACTGCTACTTTCTCTATCGTCAAACAGTGCCATTCCCTTGGTTGCTTTCCACGAGTCAAGGTTGTTCATACCTCAAGACATATATATGGGCAGATATATATCCCAGAAATAAACTGGATCCTGATGATCCTTACTCTTGCTATAACTATTGGGTTTCAGGACACAACTTTAATTGGAAATGCTTATG GACTTGCTTGCATGACAGTTATGTTCATCACAACATTTCTCATGGCACTTATCATAATCTTTGTCTGGTATAAAAGTATCTTTCTGGCTGGGGCATTCCTTTTATTCTTCTTGGCCATTGAAGGTGTTTACCTATCAGCAGCATTTATTAAAGTGCCTCAAGGAGGATGGGTCCCTCTTGTGCTCTCCTCTGTCTTTATGGTTGTTATGTACATTTGGCATTATGGAACTCGCAAGAAGTACAATTTTGACCTGCATAACAAAGTTTCCTTAAGATGGTTACTTGGTCTGGGCCCCAGCCTTGGTATCGTCCGTGTGCCTGGTATTGGCCTTATATACTCAGAATTGGCAACGGGGGTCCCTGCAATCTTCTCTCACTTTGTAACAAACCTGCCAGCATTTCATAAGGTGCTGGTATTTGTTTGTGTAAAATCAGTTCCAGTGCCATATGTTTCTCCTGAGGAACGCTTCCTTATTGGCCGTGTTTGCCCTCGGCCGTACCGTATGTATAGGTGCATAGTGAGGTATGGTTACAAAGATGTTCAGCGTGATGATGGCAATTTTGAGAACCAGCTCATTCAAAGTATAGCAGAGTTCATCCAGATGGAGGCAGAAGAGCCACAGTTTTCTAGTAGCGAGTCTTCATTGGATGGAAGGATGGCTGTTATAAGCACCAGAAATGTTGAATCAAGCACGAACCTGATAATATCTGTACAAGAAGAGGATATTGGTTCGAGCAGCTCCATCCAGAGCAGCAAATCTTTAACTCTTCAGAGTTTGCAATCTGTTTTTGATGAGGATAATCCAGTCAGGAGGCGGCAGGTGAGGTTTCAGTTACCATCAGATCCTGGAATGGATCCTGCAGTGAGGGAAGAGCTGATGGATTTGATCCAGGCCAAGGAAGCTGGAATTGCTTACATAATGGGTCACTCCTATGTGAAGGCTAGGAGATCATCCTCATTTGTGAAAAGGTTTATGATTGATATCTTGTATTCATTTCTTCGGAAGAACTGCAGGGGCCCTTCTGTTGCACTAAACATCCCCCACATCAGCCTCATTGAAGTTGGCATGATATACTATGTTTAG
- the LOC107177138 gene encoding uncharacterized protein LOC107177138, producing the protein MESSEKSRRGKNPSAGGIFPPPFRESRTTKKARFRDEEVADDTPVHVSYKETLVNSSRAMETGYDGGAGDWEFEEGDVTEYKDGPMPSITFSDRVHEKLCEPWQNSVIVKLLGRTIGYRTLCTRLNAMWKTTMTYSVIDLENNYFLVRFRSATDAVDALTKGPWIIMGHYLTVQPWTPSFDANTTDIEQVNVWIRLPGLAVHLYNRKVLQKLGELVGTVMRIDSNTASSARGRFARIAVRLSLAKPLVSQFVLDGKVQKVEYEGLPVICFTCGRYGHSSSSCKGSNSATNSGEGVQPQPNTQPQGNIVQPDAHGNIDSNAESFGPWMIATRKGRKFNSGKDINNGLTKNRENTGAGGSRFQLLEQVTDDREHPTHAAVTDIPSTSHQLNTANPYQIFTANHEDRTKTPARRKQHITAFTAKPQKKTPTSSLNPIRNPFQQSTFTLRDLPHANPRTESCFNPQPNPNHQQISPLVTTLDPKKHTVIFCENQNLSLGDVREVGSDQGGRLRREYEHLSDPPDDQHAVCVNNANAQAHPAVSMGENDGEEMSDEEDSMIEETPLALMHDGNGQH; encoded by the coding sequence ATGGAGAGCTCCGAAAAATCCAGACGTGGAAAAAACCCTAGCGCTGGAGGAATTTTCCCTCCACCGTTCAGGGAAAGTCGAACAACTAAGAAGGCAAGGTTTCGTGATGAGGAGGTTGCTGATGATACCCCTGTCCATGTTTCGTATAAGGAAACCCTAGTAAACTCGTCGCGTGCAATGGAGACGGGTTATGATGGCGGCGCAGGGGACTGGGAGTTTGAGGAAGGGGACGTGACAGAATATAAAGATGGACCTATGCCCTCCATAACCTTCTCGGATAGGGTTCATGAGAAGTTATGTGAACCATGGCAGAACTCAGTGATAGTGAAGTTGCTGGGTCGCACGATCGGTTACAGAACACTCTGTACGAGATTGAATGCCATGTGGAAAACAACAATGACTTACTCGGTGATTGACCTAGAAAACAATTATTTCCTGGTTCGTTTTCGTTCGGCTACTGATGCTGTCGATGCCCTAACAAAAGGTCCGTGGATTATTATGGGGCATTATCTCACGGTGCAGCCATGGACGCCGTCTTTTGATGCCAATACAACGGATATTGAGCAAGTTAATGTATGGATCCGTCTACCTGGACTCGCTGTCCATCTATATAACCGGAAAGTTCTCCAGAAACTTGGAGAATTGGTGGGTACAGTAATGAGAATTGATTCGAACACAGCTTCCTCAGCGCGTGGAAGATTTGCACGAATTGCAGTTCGTCTCTCCCTGGCCAAGCCTCTGGTTTCTCAGTTTGTGTTGGACGGGAAGGTTCAAAAGGTAGAGTATGAGGGCTTACCAGTGATTTGCTTCACATGTGGAAGATACGGCCATAGTAGTAGCAGTTGCAAGGGCTCGAATTCAGCAACCAATTCTGGAGAAGGGGTCCAACCTCAACCTAATACGCAGCCCCAGGGGAACATTGTCCAACCAGATGCTCACGGTAATATTGATAGTAATGCCGAGTCCTTTGGACCTTGGATGATAGCCACGAGAAAGGGCAGAAAATTCAATAGTGGCAAGGACATTAACAATGGCTTGACTAAGAACCGAGAGAATACAGGGGCTGGTGGTTCCAGATTCCAACTTCTTGAGCAGGTCACGGACGACCGTGAGCACCCCACACATGCCGCTGTGACAGACATTCCATCCACTTCGCACCAACTAAACACGGCCAACCCTTACCAGATATTTACTGCCAATCACGAGGATAGAACAAAAACTCCGGCTAGACGTAAGCAGCACATCACAGCCTTTACTGCCAAACCCCAAAAGAAGACACCAACGTCCTCTTTGAACCCAATCCGAAACCCTTTTCAGCAGAGCACTTTCACCTTAAGAGATTTGCCCCATGCAAACCCTAGGACCGAATCATGTTTTAACCCTCAGCCCAACCCCAACCACCAACAAATTTCCCCTCTAGTTACAACCTTGGACCCAAAAAAGCATACGGTGATATTCTGTGAAAACCAAAACTTATCTCTTGGAGATGTAAGGGAGGTGGGCAGTGATCAGGGAGGTCGGCTGAGACGGGAGTATGAGCACTTGTCTGACCCTCCAGACGATCAACATGCTGTTTGTGTAAACAACGCAAATGCTCAAGCGCACCCGGCTGTGTCTATGGGGGAGAATGACGGGGAGGAGATGTCCGATGAGGAAGATTCGATGATTGAGGAAACGCCTTTGGCGTTGATGCATGACGGGAATGGACAACATTAA
- the LOC102611926 gene encoding retinoblastoma-related protein-like — MGSPVEATNSTSPPCSPASQSNGSMAKMTPTPVRTAQNTASNWLKTVIAPLPSKPSAELEKFLSLGSVSIANEVESGANIVLEAIFPSIKLGERLFNWSLLNVNLMDSLWSGQERTEALKLYYKVLESICASEAGKSSSRDLSGLLTNEKFHRCMLACSAELVSMARTRVSILFPLILERAGITAFDMCKVTESFIRHEDSLPRELMRHLNSLEETMLESMVWEKGSSLYNSLIASRPDLQEEIKRLKLLAEPMPSLHEISMNNHLASGVLAYQHNLHKHKPSTGNNGMKRLCDENGSKLTKHNSYATAMKVDSPVVDSHQVKLQPVTPSSQTAFMSPVQSKTPKDGGIKMDAAVTFLFNKMTKLGAVRINSMAERLKLSQQIREKTYLLFRQILVEKTYLFFNRHIDLIILCCFCGVAKINKLKLKFEEITDNYVKEPQCRSQDFGFVFAGWLSKHKGKNRENYKSIDAFYNKVFILNVVSLVKDIGSTEAPKQVPEADNDICPKTPPQPSPFPRIPDISPKKVSPSQNVYLSPLKPSKKDALNSHLGKSYYAYFGESTSAYQSPSKDLDAINKRINSTNKRRRTLNFDDVNPALISDAVVAKVSYLKMINVLNDGNPFFTSLTILTNDLL; from the exons ATGGGCTCTCCAGTGGAAGCCACCAATTCAACTTCTCCTCCATGCTCTCCTGCGTCACAATCAAATGGTAGCATGGCAAAGATGACACCTACACCAGTAAGAACAGCGCAAAATACAGCTTCAAACTGGCTCAAAACTGTTATTGCTCCTCTTCCTTCGAAGCCATCCGCTGAATTGGAGAAATTCCTTTCATTGGGTAGTGTTAGCATAGCTAATGAGGTAGAAAGCGGAGCAAATATAGTGCTGGAGGCCATATTTCCGAGtattaaattgggagaaaggCTTTTTAATTGGAGtcttttaaatgttaatttgATGGATAGCTTGTGGTCAGGACAGGAGCGAACTGAAGCTCTGAAATTGTACTACAAGGTGTTGGAATCAATTTGTGCATCAGAAGCTGGAAAGTCGAGTTCGAGAGATTTGAGTGGTCTGCTAACAAATGAGAAGTTCCATAGATGCATGCTTGCTTGTTCAGCTGAGCTGGTTTCGATGGCACGTACTAGAGTCAGTATATTGTTTCCATTGATCTTGGAGAGAGCTGGCATAACAGCATTTGATATGTGCAAGGTGACAGAGAGCTTCATTAGACATGAAGATTCCCTTCCTAGAGAATTGATGCGACACTTGAATTCTTTGGAAGAAACAATGTTAGAGAGCATGGTGTGGGAGAAAGGTTCGTCGTTGTACAATTCATTGATTGCTTCAAGACCAGATCTTCAAGAGGAAATAAAGCGATTAAAGTTGCTAGCTGAGCCTATGCCATCACTACATGAAATTTCCATGAATAATCATCTTGCTTCTGGAGTCTTGGCATATCAACATAATTTGCATAAGCACAAGCCATCAACAG GTAACAACGGAATGAAGAGACTGTGTGATGAGAATGGCAGTAAGCTCACAAAACACAATTCCTATGCAACAGCAATGAAGGTTGATTCACCAGTTGTGGACAGTCACCAAGTAAAGCTGCAACCAGTAACCCCATCTTCGCAAACGGCATTTATGAG CCCTGTGCAATCAAAGACACCGAAAGATGGGGGTATCAAAATGGATGCTGCagtcacttttctttttaacaag ATGACTAAGTTAGGTGCTGTTCGAATAAATAGTATGGCTGAGAGGCTGAAACTGTCACAGCAAATCAGGGAGAAAACTTATTTGCTTTTCAGACAGATACTGGTTGAAAAAACTTACCTTTTCTTCAACCGACATATTGACCTCATCATACTCTGCTGTTTCTGTGGAGTCGCTAAG ATTAATAAGTTAAAGCTgaaatttgaagaaatcacTGACAATTATGTTAAGGAACCGCAATGCAGATCTCAAGATTTTGGCTTTGTTTTTGCCGGCTGGTTATCTAAGCACAAAGGA AAAAATAGAGAGAATTACAAAAGCATTGATGCATTTTACAACAAAGTATTCATTCTAAACGTAGTTTCTTTAGTAAAGGATATTGGCTCTACTGAAGCACCGAAACAAGTTCCTGAGGCTGACAACG ATATTTGTCCCAAGACACCGCCGCAGCCATCCCCATTTCCAAGAATACCCGATATCTCTCCAAAGAAGGTGTCTCCATCACAGAATGTCTATCTCTCTCCGCTGAAACCATCAAAG AAGGATGCTTTGAACTCTCATCTGGGCAAAAGCTACTATGCTTACTTTGGGGAGAGTACTAGTGCTTACCAAAGCCCTTCAAAGGATCTTGATGCTATCAACAAGCGCATAAACAG CACCAACAAGCGAAGACGTACGTTGAACTTTGATGATGTTAATCCGGCTTTGATCAGTGACGCTGTGGTGGCCAAAGTCtcttatttgaaaatgataaacgTGCTCAATGATGGGAACCCTTTTTTCACTTCTCTTACTATTTTAACTAACGATCTTCTGTAG